Proteins co-encoded in one Odontesthes bonariensis isolate fOdoBon6 chromosome 24, fOdoBon6.hap1, whole genome shotgun sequence genomic window:
- the plcb4b gene encoding 1-phosphatidylinositol 4,5-bisphosphate phosphodiesterase beta-4 isoform X1: MTKSYEFNWQKHLPEFMQEGASFDRFDEDPYIFEPNCQMRVDEYGFFITWKSEGKEGQVLECSLINSIRVGAVPKDPKILSSFEAVGKTEADLDGCIICICSGTDLVNLSFMFMVAESPEAARKWIEGLRSVIHNFKANNVCPMTCLKKHWMRMCFLTNVNGKIPVRGITRTFASGKTEKGIFQALKDLGLPSGKNDEIEPSDFTFDIFYALTQKICPRTDIEELFKKINGNKTDYLTVDQLVSFLNENQRDPRLNEILFPFYDPKRAMQILDKYERDDELKKKGHMSSDGFCRYLMSDENAPVFLDRLELYQDMDQPLAHYFISSSHNTYLTGRQFGGKSSVEMYRQVLLSGCRCVELDCWDGKGEDQEPIITHGKAMCTDILFKDVIHAIRETAFVTSDYPVILSFENHCSKPQQYKMAKYCDEIFGDLLLKQPLENYQMEPGRPLPSPNELKRKILIKNKRLKPEVEQKQFEAFKKHMEAGETNTPAIIMGEENEDDTENGEKEAEEKDLNSEPPSTLSEVTSDKESNSVSQSNAVSSKKEEGHSNSIKKAPDDEVIEVSEATDATDISEASDQDNNKKGGDVPEDSEEALIAQYTYVGATTNIHPYLSAMVNYAQPVKFQSFDVAEERNIHYNMSSFNESVGLGYLKTNAIEFVNYNKRQMSRIYPKGGRVDSSNYMPQIFWNAGCQMVSLNFQTPDLAMQLNQGKFEYNGSCGYLPKPDFMRRSDRMFDPFSETPVDGVIAAHCSVQVFSGQFLSDKKIGTYVEVDMYGLPTDTIRKEFRTRMVMNNGLNPAYNEEPFVFRKVILPDLAVLRIAVYDDNNKLIGQRILPLDGLQAGYRHISLRNEGNKPLSLPTIFCQIILKTYVPDGFGAIVDALSDPKKFLTIAEKRADQMKALGIDTNDIADVPSGSSKNDKKGKGKGDTVKANVTPQASSDLGQTSNSAQNNATETKKDTALVPNVSIDELKQMKTYLKLIKKQQKELNTLKKKHAKEQNVMQKAHCTQVDKMVSLHDKEKTTLDKLFEKAIKKRGENNCQELKKETEVKIQTLVTDHKTKVKDITAQHTKEWSELISSHSSEEQEMKDNHVTQQCEHLKKLLATVQEQQVMQLKLIHDRQSKEMRANQAKMSMENSKAISQDKSIKNKAERERRVRELNCSNTKKFLDERKRLAMKHQKEMEQLEKNQREQLEKLEKFNEQLLKSHHANKQVQGQGHPADGEVGGGDGPQTCHGGVSD; the protein is encoded by the exons ATGACAAAGTCCTACGAATTCAACTGGCAGAAGCACCTGCCTGAGTTCATGCAGGAAGGCGCCTCCTTCGACAGGTTTGATGAG GACCCATACATCTTTGAGCCCAACTGTCAGATGAGGGTGGACGAATATGGCTTTTTCATCACCTGGAAGAGTGAGGGAAAG GAAGGCCAGGTTCTCGAGTGTTCCCTCATCAACAGTATTCGTGTCGGCGCCGTCCCGAAG GACCCTAAGATCTTGTCATCATTCGAGGCCGTCGGGAAGACGGAGGCAGACCTGGACGGATGCATCATCTGCATCTGCAGTGGCACAGACCTGGTTAACCTCAGCTTCATGTTTATGGTGGCAGAGAGCCCTGAAGCAGCCAGG AAGTGGATCGAGGGTTTGAGGTCAGTGATTCACAACTTTAAGGCCAACAACGTGTGTCCGATGACGTGCCTCAAAAAACA TTGGATGAGAATGTGTTTCCTGACCAACGTCAATGGGAAGATTCCTGTTAGAGG CATTACACGCACATTTGCATCAGGGAAGACGGAGAAGGGAATTTTTCAGGCTCTGAAGGATCTTGGCCTTCCTAGCGGAAAG AATGATGAGATCGAACCATCGGACTTCACCTTTGACATTTTCTACGCTCTCACACAGAAGATCTGCCCTCGCACAGATATAGAGGAGCTCTTCAAGAAAAT CAATGGGAACAAAACTGATTATTTAACAGTAGATCAGTTAGTCAGCTTTCTGAATGAA AACCAACGCGACCCAAGGTTAAACGAGATTCTGTTTCCGTTCTACGACCCCAAGAGGGCCATGCAGATCCTCGACAAATATGAGAGGGATGACGAGCTGAAGAAGAAAG GTCACATGTCCAGTGATGGATTTTGTCGGTACCTGATGTCAGACGAGAATGCTCCAGTGTTCCTGGACCGATTGGAGCTGTACCAAGACATGGACCAGCCACTGGCACACTACTTCATCAGCTCCTCCCACAACACTTACCTGACAGGCAGACAATTTGGAGGGAAGTCATCGGTAGAGATGTACCGCCAGGTCCTGCTGTCTGGATGCAG ATGTGTGGAGCTGGACTGCTGGGATGGCAAAGGCGAGGACCAGGAACCCATCATTACTCATGGCAAGGCCATGTGCACGGACATTCTGTTCAAG GATGTCATCCATGCCATCAGGGAGACGGCATTTGTAACATCAGATTACCCCGTCATTTTGTCCTTTGAAAACCATTGCAG TAAACCACAGCAGTACAAAATGGCCAAGTACTGCGACGAGATTTTCGGCGACCTGCTCCTCAAACAGCCTCTCGAAAACTACCAG ATGGAACCTGGGCGCCCCTTACCTTCTCCAAATGAGCTCAAGAGGAAAATCCTCATTAAAAACAAGCGCTTGAAACCTGAAGTTGAGCAGA AGCAGTTTGAGGCTTTTAAGAAGCATATGGAAGCAGGAGAGACCAACACACCTGCCATCATTATGGGAGAGGAGAATGAGGATGACACAGAGAACG gAGAGAAAGAAGCTGAGGAAAAGGATTTAAATTCGGAGCCTCCTAGCACTCTGTCAGAGGTAACCAGCGACAAAGAGTCTAACAGCGTCTCCCAGAGTAATGCGGTCAGTTCAAAGAAAGAGGAAGGACATAGCAACAGTATCAAGAAG GCACCTGATGATGAGGTGATAGAGGTTTCCGAAGCAACAGATGCCACAGATATCTCTGAGGCTTCTGACCAAGACAACAACAAGAAG GGTGGGGATGTTCCAGAGGACTCTGAGGAGGCTCTGATAGCTCAATACACCTACGTGGGCGCCACCACGAACATCCACCCATATCTGTCAGCTATGGTCAACTATGCACAGCCGGTCAAGTTTCAGAGTTTTGATGTTGCAGAGG AGAGGAATATCCACTACAACATGTCGTCTTTTAACGAGTCAGTTGGTCTGGGTTATCTGAAGACGAATGCCATAGAGTTCGTCAA CTATAACAAGCGTCAGATGAGCCGTATCTACCCCAAAGGAGGTCGGGTGGACTCCAGTAATTACATGCCTCAGATCTTCTGGAACGCAGGCTGCCAGATGGTCTCGCTCAACTTTCAGACCCCAG ATCTGGCCATGCAGTTGAACCAGGGAAAGTTTGAGTACAACGGCTCATGCGG gtacCTGCCGAAACCTGACTTCATGCGGCGGTCAGACAGGATGTTTGACCCTTTCTCAGAGACGCCGGTGGATGGCGTCATAGCGGCACATTGCAGCGTACAG GTGTTCTCAGGACAGTTTTTGTCTGACAAAAAAATCGGCACGTATGTTGAGGTGGACATGTACGGGCTGCCCACCGACACCATCAGGAAAGAGTTTCGCACACGCATGGTGATGAACAACGGACTGAACCCTGCTTACAATGAGGAGCCCTTTGTTTTCAGAAAG GTAATCTTACCGGATCTGGCAGTGCTGCGCATCGCAGTCTATGACGACAACAACAAGCTGATTGGGCAGCGCATCCTGCCTCTGGATGGCCTGCAAGCTGGCTACCGTCACATCTCTCTGAGGAACGAAGGCAACAAGCCCCTGTCGTTGCCTACAATCTTCTGCCAAATCATCCTCAAGACCTACGTGCCCGACGGCTTCGGAG CTATTGTGGATGCTCTCTCAGACCCAAAGAAGTTTCTGACCATAGCAGAGAAGAGAGCTGACCAGATGAAGGCGCTGGGGATTGACACG AATGACATAGCAGATGTTCCCAGCGGAAGCTCAAAGAACGACAAGAAGGGAAAGGGTAAAGGAGACACGGTGAAGGCCAATGTGACGCCACAAGCCAGCTCAGACCTGGGACAGACCTCCAACTCTGCCCAGAACAACGCAACCGAAACCAAGAAGG ATACTGCACTTGTGCCTAATGTGAGCATTGATGAGTTAAAGCAAATGAAG ACCTACCTTAAACTGATTAAAAAGCAACAGAAGGAGCTCAACACTTTAAAGAAGAAACACGCAAAG GAACAAAATGTAATGCAAAAAGCCCACTGCACTCAGGTGGATAAGATGGTGTCACTGCACGATAAAGAGAAGACAACTCTGGACAAACTGTTCGAGAAAGCCATCAAGAAACGGGG TGAGAACAACTGCCAAGAGCTGAAGAAGGAGACAGAAGTTAAGATCCAAACGCTAGTCACCGATCATAAAACAAAG GTAAAGGACATCACAGCACAACACACTAAAGAGTGGTCAGAGCTGATCAGTAGTCACAGCAGTGAGGAGCAGGAGATGAAGGACAATCATGTCACACAGCAGTGTGAGCACCTTAAGAAACTCCTGGCCACTGTCCAGGAGCAGCAGGTCATGCAGCTCAAACTCATTCATGACAG GCAGAGCAAAGAGATGCGTGCGAACCAGGCCAAGATGTCAATGGAAAACAGTAAAGCCATCAGCCAGGACAAGAGCATCAAAAACAAAGCAGAGCGAGAGAG GAGAGTGCGAGAGTTAAACTGCAGCAACACAAAGAAGTTCTTGGACGAGAGGAAAAGG CTGGCCATGAAGCATCAGAAAGAGATGGAGCAGCTGGAGAAAAACCAGAGGGAACAGTTGGAGAAACTAGAGAAGTTCAATGAGCAG CTTTTGAAATCACACCATGCAAACAAACAGGTTCAAG GCCAAGGACATCCAGCAGATGGTGAagttggaggaggagatggaccGCAGACCTGCCACGGTGGTGTGAGCGACTGA
- the plcb4b gene encoding 1-phosphatidylinositol 4,5-bisphosphate phosphodiesterase beta-4 isoform X2 gives MTKSYEFNWQKHLPEFMQEGASFDRFDEDPYIFEPNCQMRVDEYGFFITWKSEGKEGQVLECSLINSIRVGAVPKDPKILSSFEAVGKTEADLDGCIICICSGTDLVNLSFMFMVAESPEAARKWIEGLRSVIHNFKANNVCPMTCLKKHWMRMCFLTNVNGKIPVRGITRTFASGKTEKGIFQALKDLGLPSGKNDEIEPSDFTFDIFYALTQKICPRTDIEELFKKINGNKTDYLTVDQLVSFLNENQRDPRLNEILFPFYDPKRAMQILDKYERDDELKKKGHMSSDGFCRYLMSDENAPVFLDRLELYQDMDQPLAHYFISSSHNTYLTGRQFGGKSSVEMYRQVLLSGCRCVELDCWDGKGEDQEPIITHGKAMCTDILFKDVIHAIRETAFVTSDYPVILSFENHCSKPQQYKMAKYCDEIFGDLLLKQPLENYQMEPGRPLPSPNELKRKILIKNKRLKPEVEQKQFEAFKKHMEAGETNTPAIIMGEENEDDTENGEKEAEEKDLNSEPPSTLSEVTSDKESNSVSQSNAVSSKKEEGHSNSIKKAPDDEVIEVSEATDATDISEASDQDNNKKGGDVPEDSEEALIAQYTYVGATTNIHPYLSAMVNYAQPVKFQSFDVAEERNIHYNMSSFNESVGLGYLKTNAIEFVNYNKRQMSRIYPKGGRVDSSNYMPQIFWNAGCQMVSLNFQTPDLAMQLNQGKFEYNGSCGYLPKPDFMRRSDRMFDPFSETPVDGVIAAHCSVQVFSGQFLSDKKIGTYVEVDMYGLPTDTIRKEFRTRMVMNNGLNPAYNEEPFVFRKVILPDLAVLRIAVYDDNNKLIGQRILPLDGLQAGYRHISLRNEGNKPLSLPTIFCQIILKTYVPDGFGAIVDALSDPKKFLTIAEKRADQMKALGIDTNDIADVPSGSSKNDKKGKGKGDTVKANVTPQASSDLGQTSNSAQNNATETKKDTALVPNVSIDELKQMKTYLKLIKKQQKELNTLKKKHAKEQNVMQKAHCTQVDKMVSLHDKEKTTLDKLFEKAIKKRGENNCQELKKETEVKIQTLVTDHKTKVKDITAQHTKEWSELISSHSSEEQEMKDNHVTQQCEHLKKLLATVQEQQVMQLKLIHDRQSKEMRANQAKMSMENSKAISQDKSIKNKAERERRVRELNCSNTKKFLDERKRLAMKHQKEMEQLEKNQREQLEKLEKFNEQAKDIQQMVKLEEEMDRRPATVV, from the exons ATGACAAAGTCCTACGAATTCAACTGGCAGAAGCACCTGCCTGAGTTCATGCAGGAAGGCGCCTCCTTCGACAGGTTTGATGAG GACCCATACATCTTTGAGCCCAACTGTCAGATGAGGGTGGACGAATATGGCTTTTTCATCACCTGGAAGAGTGAGGGAAAG GAAGGCCAGGTTCTCGAGTGTTCCCTCATCAACAGTATTCGTGTCGGCGCCGTCCCGAAG GACCCTAAGATCTTGTCATCATTCGAGGCCGTCGGGAAGACGGAGGCAGACCTGGACGGATGCATCATCTGCATCTGCAGTGGCACAGACCTGGTTAACCTCAGCTTCATGTTTATGGTGGCAGAGAGCCCTGAAGCAGCCAGG AAGTGGATCGAGGGTTTGAGGTCAGTGATTCACAACTTTAAGGCCAACAACGTGTGTCCGATGACGTGCCTCAAAAAACA TTGGATGAGAATGTGTTTCCTGACCAACGTCAATGGGAAGATTCCTGTTAGAGG CATTACACGCACATTTGCATCAGGGAAGACGGAGAAGGGAATTTTTCAGGCTCTGAAGGATCTTGGCCTTCCTAGCGGAAAG AATGATGAGATCGAACCATCGGACTTCACCTTTGACATTTTCTACGCTCTCACACAGAAGATCTGCCCTCGCACAGATATAGAGGAGCTCTTCAAGAAAAT CAATGGGAACAAAACTGATTATTTAACAGTAGATCAGTTAGTCAGCTTTCTGAATGAA AACCAACGCGACCCAAGGTTAAACGAGATTCTGTTTCCGTTCTACGACCCCAAGAGGGCCATGCAGATCCTCGACAAATATGAGAGGGATGACGAGCTGAAGAAGAAAG GTCACATGTCCAGTGATGGATTTTGTCGGTACCTGATGTCAGACGAGAATGCTCCAGTGTTCCTGGACCGATTGGAGCTGTACCAAGACATGGACCAGCCACTGGCACACTACTTCATCAGCTCCTCCCACAACACTTACCTGACAGGCAGACAATTTGGAGGGAAGTCATCGGTAGAGATGTACCGCCAGGTCCTGCTGTCTGGATGCAG ATGTGTGGAGCTGGACTGCTGGGATGGCAAAGGCGAGGACCAGGAACCCATCATTACTCATGGCAAGGCCATGTGCACGGACATTCTGTTCAAG GATGTCATCCATGCCATCAGGGAGACGGCATTTGTAACATCAGATTACCCCGTCATTTTGTCCTTTGAAAACCATTGCAG TAAACCACAGCAGTACAAAATGGCCAAGTACTGCGACGAGATTTTCGGCGACCTGCTCCTCAAACAGCCTCTCGAAAACTACCAG ATGGAACCTGGGCGCCCCTTACCTTCTCCAAATGAGCTCAAGAGGAAAATCCTCATTAAAAACAAGCGCTTGAAACCTGAAGTTGAGCAGA AGCAGTTTGAGGCTTTTAAGAAGCATATGGAAGCAGGAGAGACCAACACACCTGCCATCATTATGGGAGAGGAGAATGAGGATGACACAGAGAACG gAGAGAAAGAAGCTGAGGAAAAGGATTTAAATTCGGAGCCTCCTAGCACTCTGTCAGAGGTAACCAGCGACAAAGAGTCTAACAGCGTCTCCCAGAGTAATGCGGTCAGTTCAAAGAAAGAGGAAGGACATAGCAACAGTATCAAGAAG GCACCTGATGATGAGGTGATAGAGGTTTCCGAAGCAACAGATGCCACAGATATCTCTGAGGCTTCTGACCAAGACAACAACAAGAAG GGTGGGGATGTTCCAGAGGACTCTGAGGAGGCTCTGATAGCTCAATACACCTACGTGGGCGCCACCACGAACATCCACCCATATCTGTCAGCTATGGTCAACTATGCACAGCCGGTCAAGTTTCAGAGTTTTGATGTTGCAGAGG AGAGGAATATCCACTACAACATGTCGTCTTTTAACGAGTCAGTTGGTCTGGGTTATCTGAAGACGAATGCCATAGAGTTCGTCAA CTATAACAAGCGTCAGATGAGCCGTATCTACCCCAAAGGAGGTCGGGTGGACTCCAGTAATTACATGCCTCAGATCTTCTGGAACGCAGGCTGCCAGATGGTCTCGCTCAACTTTCAGACCCCAG ATCTGGCCATGCAGTTGAACCAGGGAAAGTTTGAGTACAACGGCTCATGCGG gtacCTGCCGAAACCTGACTTCATGCGGCGGTCAGACAGGATGTTTGACCCTTTCTCAGAGACGCCGGTGGATGGCGTCATAGCGGCACATTGCAGCGTACAG GTGTTCTCAGGACAGTTTTTGTCTGACAAAAAAATCGGCACGTATGTTGAGGTGGACATGTACGGGCTGCCCACCGACACCATCAGGAAAGAGTTTCGCACACGCATGGTGATGAACAACGGACTGAACCCTGCTTACAATGAGGAGCCCTTTGTTTTCAGAAAG GTAATCTTACCGGATCTGGCAGTGCTGCGCATCGCAGTCTATGACGACAACAACAAGCTGATTGGGCAGCGCATCCTGCCTCTGGATGGCCTGCAAGCTGGCTACCGTCACATCTCTCTGAGGAACGAAGGCAACAAGCCCCTGTCGTTGCCTACAATCTTCTGCCAAATCATCCTCAAGACCTACGTGCCCGACGGCTTCGGAG CTATTGTGGATGCTCTCTCAGACCCAAAGAAGTTTCTGACCATAGCAGAGAAGAGAGCTGACCAGATGAAGGCGCTGGGGATTGACACG AATGACATAGCAGATGTTCCCAGCGGAAGCTCAAAGAACGACAAGAAGGGAAAGGGTAAAGGAGACACGGTGAAGGCCAATGTGACGCCACAAGCCAGCTCAGACCTGGGACAGACCTCCAACTCTGCCCAGAACAACGCAACCGAAACCAAGAAGG ATACTGCACTTGTGCCTAATGTGAGCATTGATGAGTTAAAGCAAATGAAG ACCTACCTTAAACTGATTAAAAAGCAACAGAAGGAGCTCAACACTTTAAAGAAGAAACACGCAAAG GAACAAAATGTAATGCAAAAAGCCCACTGCACTCAGGTGGATAAGATGGTGTCACTGCACGATAAAGAGAAGACAACTCTGGACAAACTGTTCGAGAAAGCCATCAAGAAACGGGG TGAGAACAACTGCCAAGAGCTGAAGAAGGAGACAGAAGTTAAGATCCAAACGCTAGTCACCGATCATAAAACAAAG GTAAAGGACATCACAGCACAACACACTAAAGAGTGGTCAGAGCTGATCAGTAGTCACAGCAGTGAGGAGCAGGAGATGAAGGACAATCATGTCACACAGCAGTGTGAGCACCTTAAGAAACTCCTGGCCACTGTCCAGGAGCAGCAGGTCATGCAGCTCAAACTCATTCATGACAG GCAGAGCAAAGAGATGCGTGCGAACCAGGCCAAGATGTCAATGGAAAACAGTAAAGCCATCAGCCAGGACAAGAGCATCAAAAACAAAGCAGAGCGAGAGAG GAGAGTGCGAGAGTTAAACTGCAGCAACACAAAGAAGTTCTTGGACGAGAGGAAAAGG CTGGCCATGAAGCATCAGAAAGAGATGGAGCAGCTGGAGAAAAACCAGAGGGAACAGTTGGAGAAACTAGAGAAGTTCAATGAGCAG GCCAAGGACATCCAGCAGATGGTGAagttggaggaggagatggaccGCAGACCTGCCACGGTGGTGTGA